The stretch of DNA TCAATCCCAAACACACTCCTGCCGCCATATAAAGACGACACCCTTTTTTCATGTGCAATAATCTCTTCAAAATTGGGGCCGCTGATGATGTGATGTTCCAGCTTGCGAGCCTGTTCATCGAGGCGTTTGATCGCATTCAGTTTATCACCTTCTCCAAGACTTGCCTTTTGTACTGCCGTTTTCAAAACCCGGATTGTTTCATCGTAAACTTTAACAGGAACTGGAAAGGGATGCCGGTCCTTACCCCCGTGAGCCAGTGAAAAACGGGCCGGATCGGAAAATCGATAGGGTGCTCCGTGAATCACTTCAGCAACCATTGCCAGTGCTAATACTGTTCTGGCACCTACGCCAGGAGTTAAGAGCAGCTCTGAAAAATCCTCAGGGCCGCGTTCAATGGCTGCGGCTATATTGCCATGCAAACGCTTCATGGAAATATTTTCAGATCTGACCTCATGATGATCCGGCATATCCAAATGAGGTAATAAAAGTTGATTGCTATGGCTGGGAACTATTTGCGAACTGATGTGTTTACAATGTTCAGCTTCAGTCAGAATGCGCTCGGGTGAAAGTGTCTTTAAAAGATCCAGCTGCGAGCTTCTGGAGAGTTCCGCGCGCTGGTCAGTCAGATTAATAATATCGCCCTGATGCCGTCCTTCAATCGCTGCATGAGGAGCATTGATAAAATTCTCCAGACCTTCAGATAACCAATGGTATCGGCGTGCCTGTTTTTTATTGGTGTTCATGCCCTGCTGAATAACGGCCCATTTCCCATCATCTGTTACGATAAAACCATGTAAGTAAAGATCAAATCCATCCTGAATGGCAGCGCTATCCACCTTGGCCACCAGGCGGCTGGATTGGGCCAG from Legionella quinlivanii encodes:
- a CDS encoding DUF763 domain-containing protein, whose amino-acid sequence is MAQKTGSANLPLHYGRVPQWLAERMAKLGAVMSQAIIHHYGRDEFLRRLANPFWFQSFGAVMGMDWHSSGITTSVLGALKRGLNPLSRELGIHVCGGRGKYSRQTPQELITIGHEVGFNGQQLAQSSRLVAKVDSAAIQDGFDLYLHGFIVTDDGKWAVIQQGMNTNKKQARRYHWLSEGLENFINAPHAAIEGRHQGDIINLTDQRAELSRSSQLDLLKTLSPERILTEAEHCKHISSQIVPSHSNQLLLPHLDMPDHHEVRSENISMKRLHGNIAAAIERGPEDFSELLLTPGVGARTVLALAMVAEVIHGAPYRFSDPARFSLAHGGKDRHPFPVPVKVYDETIRVLKTAVQKASLGEGDKLNAIKRLDEQARKLEHHIISGPNFEEIIAHEKRVSSLYGGRSVFGIEK